Proteins encoded within one genomic window of Salvelinus sp. IW2-2015 unplaced genomic scaffold, ASM291031v2 Un_scaffold7085, whole genome shotgun sequence:
- the LOC112079163 gene encoding sphingosine kinase 2-like has product MRSPEPPLPSPAEALLHCQFGGWGTDSSCNSCPNSPGGPGGLSSPSPSPNPSPASSYALTLTPSHIHVQRLAPRPGKEARLILPLSELAGCSCPRAPAPPLLVLYWYPPGRRRKGVSRRRQVRAYLAEARVEAERWSTAIQCLLRGVAITADTGECVFH; this is encoded by the coding sequence ATGCGTTCCCCAGAGCCCCCCCTCCCATCCCCAGCTGAGGCGCTCCTCCACTGCCAGTTCGGGGGCTGGGGAACGGACAGCAGCTGCAACAGCTGCCCCAACAGTCCTGGAGGTCCTGGGGGTCTGtcgtccccttctccctcccccaacccctctccTGCCTCCAGCTACGCCTTGACCCTCACCCCCTCCCACATCCACGTCCAGCGCCTGGCCCCCCGCCCTGGTAAAGAGGCACGTCTAATACTACCCCTGTCAGAGCTGGCAGGGTGCAGCTGTCCCCGTGCCCCTGCTCCCCCCTTGCTGGTTCTATACTGGTATCCCCCGGGGAGGCGGAGGAAGGGGGTGTCCAGGAGGAGGCAGGTGAGGGCGTACCTGGCTGAGGCCAGGGTGGAGGCTGAGAGGTGGTCCACTGCTATACAATGTCTGCTCAGGGGAGTCGCCATCACTGCTGACACAGGTGAGTGTGTGTTCCACTAA